One window of the Canis lupus familiaris isolate Mischka breed German Shepherd unplaced genomic scaffold, alternate assembly UU_Cfam_GSD_1.0 chrUn_S2014H2213, whole genome shotgun sequence genome contains the following:
- the LOC119878866 gene encoding corticosteroid 11-beta-dehydrogenase isozyme 1-like, translated as MSSPLVAPYSASKFALDGFFSSVRMEHSVTKVNVSITLCILGLINTDTAMKAVSGILSTVGASSKEECALEIIKGGALRQEEVYYDNSVWTAFLLGNPGRKILEFLSLRSYKLDKFINN; from the exons ATGTCTTCTCCACTTGTTGCACCCTATTCTGCAAGCAAATTTGCTCTGGACggatttttctcctctgtcagGATGGAACATTCAGTGACCAAGGTCAATGTGTCGATCACTCTCTGTATCCTCGGCCTCATAAACACAG ACACAGCCATGAAGGCCGTTTCTGGGATACTCAGCACAGTAGGAGCATCTTCAAAGGAAGAATGTGCCCTGGAGATCATCAAAGGGGGAGCTCTGCGCCAAGAGGAAGTGTACTATGACAACTCAGTCTGGACAGCTTTCCTACTGGGAAATCCAGGGAGGAAGATCCTGGAATTCTTGTCATTAAGAAGTTATAAACTGGACAAATTTATAAACAACTAA